In Streptomyces violaceusniger Tu 4113, one DNA window encodes the following:
- a CDS encoding MFS transporter small subunit produces the protein MTEPTTNRTALTVAVWAWVALPFAYGVYELIRKATQLFTG, from the coding sequence ATGACCGAACCCACCACCAATCGCACCGCGCTGACCGTGGCCGTCTGGGCCTGGGTGGCGCTGCCCTTCGCGTACGGCGTCTACGAGCTCATCCGCAAGGCCACACAGCTCTTCACGGGCTGA
- a CDS encoding L-lactate MFS transporter has product MLTNDRLGPLHRSRTLAPPGWSRWLVPPAALAVHLSIGQAYAWSVFKPPLESSMDLSGTASALPFQLGIVMLGLSAAFGGTLVERNGPRWAMFVSLVCFSSGFLVASLGAATSQYWLVVLGYGFIGGIGLGIGYISPVSTLMKWFPDRPGMATGIAIMGFGGGALIASPWSSWLMERFGTDNSGIAATFLVHGLTYAVFMTLGVLLVRVPADGWRPAGWEPPQEQGHMVSAADVSARNALRTPQFWCLWVVLCMNVTAGIGILEKAAPMIGDYFKDTDTPVTATAAAGFVALLSAANMAGRLVWSSTSDLIGRKNMYRIYLGVGALMYLAIAQLGDSSKPLFVVCALVILSFYGGGFATVPAYLKDLFGTYQVGAIHGRLLTAWSVAGVLGPYIVNKVADHQEAAGKTGPELYSLSLTIMIALLVVGFVANELVRPVHPRFHEPATAKADAEAAPAEKGADR; this is encoded by the coding sequence ATGCTCACCAATGATCGACTCGGCCCGTTGCATCGCTCGCGCACCCTGGCCCCACCGGGCTGGAGCCGCTGGCTGGTGCCACCGGCCGCCCTAGCCGTCCATCTCTCCATCGGCCAGGCGTATGCCTGGAGCGTGTTCAAGCCGCCCCTGGAATCCTCCATGGACCTCTCGGGCACGGCCAGCGCACTCCCGTTCCAGCTTGGCATCGTGATGCTCGGCCTGTCGGCCGCCTTCGGCGGGACGCTGGTCGAGCGCAACGGCCCGCGCTGGGCGATGTTCGTCTCCCTCGTCTGCTTCTCCTCCGGCTTCCTCGTCGCCTCGCTCGGCGCCGCCACCAGCCAGTACTGGCTGGTCGTCCTCGGCTACGGGTTCATCGGCGGGATCGGTCTCGGCATCGGATACATCTCCCCCGTCTCCACGCTCATGAAGTGGTTCCCCGACCGGCCCGGCATGGCCACCGGCATCGCCATCATGGGCTTCGGCGGCGGTGCGCTGATCGCCTCGCCCTGGTCGAGCTGGCTGATGGAGCGCTTCGGCACCGACAACAGCGGCATCGCCGCCACCTTCCTGGTGCACGGCCTGACCTACGCGGTCTTCATGACCCTCGGCGTGCTGCTGGTGCGGGTACCGGCCGACGGCTGGCGGCCCGCCGGCTGGGAGCCGCCGCAGGAGCAGGGACACATGGTCAGCGCGGCCGACGTCTCCGCGCGCAACGCCCTGCGCACCCCGCAGTTCTGGTGTCTGTGGGTGGTGCTGTGCATGAACGTGACGGCGGGCATCGGCATCCTGGAGAAGGCCGCGCCCATGATCGGCGACTACTTCAAGGACACCGACACCCCCGTGACCGCCACCGCGGCGGCCGGTTTCGTCGCCCTGCTGTCGGCTGCCAACATGGCCGGGCGGCTGGTCTGGTCGTCCACGTCCGACCTCATCGGGCGCAAGAACATGTACCGGATCTATCTGGGCGTGGGCGCGCTGATGTATCTGGCCATCGCGCAGCTCGGGGACTCCTCCAAGCCCCTGTTCGTGGTGTGCGCGCTGGTGATCCTCTCCTTCTACGGGGGCGGGTTCGCGACCGTTCCGGCGTATCTGAAGGACCTGTTCGGCACCTATCAGGTGGGCGCGATCCACGGCCGGCTGCTCACCGCGTGGTCGGTGGCCGGGGTCCTCGGCCCGTACATCGTCAACAAGGTGGCCGACCACCAGGAGGCGGCGGGGAAGACCGGCCCCGAGCTGTACTCGCTCTCCCTCACCATCATGATCGCGCTGCTGGTCGTCGGCTTCGTCGCCAACGAGCTGGTACGGCCGGTCCATCCGCGCTTCCACGAACCGGCTACCGCCAAGGCCGACGCCGAGGCGGCGCCCGCCGAGAAGGGAGCGGACCGATGA
- a CDS encoding sugar ABC transporter ATP-binding protein encodes MAPAPPDPRPLLTMSAITKSFPGVRALDGVDLDVEAGEVHCLLGQNGAGKSTLIKVVAGAHQPDSGEILWRGAPVTLKSPIAAMRLGIATIYQELDLVEGLSVAENVFLGHEMATAGFVRSRAARTATAALLTRLGHPEIDPGRLVGELSAAGQQIVSMARALSHDVQLIVMDEPSAALDPDEVDNLFRIVGDLTAAGVAVVYISHRLEEIRRIGDRVTVLKDGRAAARGLDARTTPTREVVALMTGRDVEYAFPRRTTAPPSAGAAPVLRLENLGRAGEFEPIDLDVAPGEIVGLAGLVGSGRSEILETVYGARRPTSGRVLVDGRALRPGSVTAAVRAGLGLAPEERKAQALLMLESVTRNVSVSSLPRFSRAGWVDRGAERAAARRCVRDLSLHPDDPERPVRTLSGGNQQKAVLARWLLRGCRVLLLDEPTRGVDVGARAELYAVIRRLADDGMAVLLVSSELPEVLGLADRVLVLREGRVVHTAPARELDEHRVLDLVMEGSPS; translated from the coding sequence ATGGCACCGGCACCACCCGACCCGCGCCCGCTGCTCACCATGTCCGCGATCACCAAGTCCTTCCCCGGCGTACGGGCCCTGGACGGCGTCGACCTCGATGTCGAAGCGGGCGAGGTGCACTGTCTGCTCGGCCAGAACGGCGCCGGCAAGTCCACCCTGATCAAGGTGGTCGCCGGGGCGCATCAGCCCGACAGCGGCGAGATCCTCTGGCGGGGCGCGCCGGTCACCCTCAAGTCGCCCATCGCCGCCATGCGCCTGGGGATCGCCACCATCTACCAGGAACTCGACCTGGTGGAGGGGCTGTCCGTCGCCGAGAACGTCTTCCTCGGCCATGAGATGGCCACCGCCGGGTTCGTCCGCTCCCGTGCGGCGCGCACCGCCACCGCCGCGCTCCTGACCCGGCTCGGGCATCCCGAGATCGACCCGGGGCGGCTGGTGGGGGAGCTGTCCGCGGCTGGGCAGCAGATCGTCTCGATGGCCCGCGCGCTCTCCCACGACGTCCAGTTGATCGTGATGGACGAGCCGTCCGCGGCCCTCGACCCCGACGAGGTCGACAACCTCTTCCGCATCGTCGGCGATCTCACCGCCGCCGGGGTCGCCGTCGTGTACATCTCGCACCGGCTGGAGGAGATTCGCCGGATCGGCGACCGCGTCACCGTGCTCAAGGACGGCCGCGCCGCGGCCCGCGGGCTGGACGCCCGCACCACCCCGACCCGCGAGGTCGTGGCCCTGATGACGGGCCGGGACGTGGAGTACGCGTTCCCCCGCCGCACCACGGCACCGCCGTCCGCCGGCGCCGCGCCCGTGCTGCGGCTGGAAAACCTCGGCAGGGCGGGGGAGTTCGAGCCGATCGACCTCGACGTGGCGCCCGGCGAGATCGTCGGGCTCGCCGGACTCGTCGGCTCCGGACGGTCCGAGATCCTGGAGACCGTCTACGGCGCCCGCCGTCCCACCTCGGGCCGGGTCCTGGTGGACGGCCGCGCGCTGCGCCCCGGCAGCGTGACGGCCGCCGTGCGCGCCGGGCTCGGGCTCGCCCCCGAGGAGCGCAAGGCGCAGGCGCTGCTGATGCTGGAGTCCGTCACCCGCAATGTCTCGGTCTCCTCGCTGCCCCGCTTCTCCCGCGCCGGGTGGGTGGACCGCGGCGCGGAGCGGGCGGCGGCCCGCCGGTGCGTCCGCGACCTGTCGCTGCACCCCGACGACCCGGAGCGGCCGGTGCGGACCCTGTCCGGCGGCAATCAGCAAAAGGCCGTGCTGGCCCGCTGGCTGCTGCGCGGCTGCCGGGTGCTGCTGCTGGACGAGCCGACGCGCGGGGTGGATGTCGGCGCCCGCGCCGAGCTGTACGCCGTGATCCGCCGACTCGCCGACGACGGCATGGCCGTCCTTCTCGTCTCCAGCGAACTGCCCGAAGTCCTGGGCCTCGCCGACCGGGTGCTGGTGCTCCGCGAGGGCCGCGTCGTCCATACGGCGCCCGCGCGGGAGCTGGACGAACACCGTGTCCTCGATCTCGTCATGGAAGGGAGCCCGTCGTGA
- a CDS encoding ABC transporter permease — protein MNSPGSTPASSPPADPAPVPGAGATLTAGPVGKPPAGRTGTDPLSRLRRLADLRNLSLVGVLAVLIIVGGFTKPDEFLSTDNLQLVLTQASVIGVVTVGVTFVITSGGIDLSVGAMVSLASVWATTLATQDYGLGGILLCAVLVGLGCGLVNGVLIAYGGMVPFIATLAMLASARGLALQISDGRTQVVTVNPVLDLGLPDSYVLGIPPLVIIFAAVTVLGWLVLNRTTFGRRTVAIGGNAEAARLAGIDVKRQRLMLYLLSGLCCGVAAFMLVVLTGSGQNTNGNLYELDAIAAAIIGGTLLTGGRGTITGSVLGVLVFTTITNLFALNNLQSDVQQIAKGAIIVAAVLVQKGRSTP, from the coding sequence GTGAACTCACCCGGGAGCACGCCGGCGTCCAGCCCCCCGGCCGACCCCGCGCCGGTACCGGGCGCGGGCGCCACGCTGACGGCCGGTCCGGTCGGCAAACCGCCGGCCGGCCGCACCGGCACCGATCCGCTGAGCAGGCTGCGGCGCCTGGCCGACCTGCGCAACCTCTCCCTCGTCGGAGTGCTGGCGGTGCTGATCATCGTCGGCGGCTTCACCAAGCCCGACGAGTTCCTCAGCACCGACAACCTCCAGCTCGTGCTCACCCAGGCGTCCGTCATCGGCGTCGTCACCGTCGGCGTGACCTTCGTCATCACCAGCGGCGGCATCGATCTGTCGGTCGGCGCGATGGTCTCCCTCGCCTCGGTGTGGGCCACCACGCTCGCCACCCAGGACTACGGACTCGGCGGCATCCTGCTGTGCGCGGTCCTGGTGGGGCTCGGCTGCGGACTGGTCAACGGGGTGCTCATCGCGTACGGCGGGATGGTCCCGTTCATCGCCACCCTCGCGATGCTCGCCTCCGCCCGCGGGCTCGCCCTGCAGATCAGCGACGGCAGGACCCAGGTCGTCACCGTCAACCCGGTCCTGGACCTCGGGCTCCCGGACTCCTACGTCCTCGGCATACCGCCGCTGGTGATCATCTTCGCCGCCGTGACGGTCCTCGGCTGGCTGGTGCTCAACCGCACGACGTTCGGCCGGCGCACCGTCGCCATCGGCGGCAACGCGGAGGCGGCCCGGCTCGCGGGCATCGACGTCAAACGGCAGCGGCTGATGCTGTATCTGCTCTCCGGGCTGTGCTGCGGTGTCGCCGCCTTCATGCTGGTCGTCCTCACCGGCTCCGGCCAGAACACCAACGGCAACCTGTACGAACTCGACGCCATCGCCGCCGCGATCATCGGCGGCACGCTGCTCACCGGCGGTCGCGGCACCATCACCGGCTCCGTCCTCGGCGTCCTCGTCTTCACCACCATCACCAATCTGTTCGCCCTGAACAACCTTCAGAGCGATGTCCAGCAGATCGCCAAGGGCGCGATCATCGTCGCCGCCGTCCTGGTACAGAAGGGTCGTTCGACGCCATGA
- a CDS encoding molybdopterin oxidoreductase family protein, whose translation MARNRQRNRQQKQYPRLTHPLVRDSVSGELRRASWDEALSRATAGFRAVTAAHGPDAFGMFSCARATNEMNYVAQKFARVVMGTNNVDSCNRTCHAPSVAGLSAVFGSGGGTSSYAEVEDTDLIVMWGSNARFAHPIFFQHVLRGIRNGARMYAVDPRRTSTAEWAESWLGLNVGTDIPLAHAVGREIIHAGLANRSFIERATSGFEEYAAHVEPWTPSVAEKVTGVPADAIRDLAHAYATAERAQLCWTLGITEHHNGTDNVRALINLSLLTGHVGRYGCGLQPLRGQNNVQGGGDMGAIPNRLPGFQDILDPPTRSKFERAWDVVIQPRYGLNLTEMFEAMEAGELRAVYCIGENPAQSEADTEQAVRRLESLEHLVVQDIFLTRTAELADVVLPATAGWCETEGTTTNSERRVQRVRKAVEPPGEAREDIDIICELARRLGHDWKFEGAEEVWNELRAVSPDHFGMTYERLEEHQGIQWPCPSTDRLEPTYLHGRLWEGDPARRGALAPFGPVKHDPPVDLTDDAFPIRLTTGRRLDSYNTGVQSGSFASPLRRGEYIELCPEDAARYRVETEERVRVTSRRGSVVAPVWIDPGLRPGLAFMTMHFPDEVDTNSLTIEANCPIAGTAEFKASAIRIEKIPVTAVRS comes from the coding sequence GTGGCCCGTAACCGCCAGCGCAACCGACAGCAGAAGCAGTACCCGCGGCTGACCCACCCCCTGGTGCGGGATTCGGTCAGCGGTGAACTCCGCCGCGCTTCCTGGGACGAGGCGCTCAGCCGGGCCACCGCCGGGTTCCGGGCCGTGACGGCGGCCCATGGGCCCGACGCGTTCGGCATGTTCTCCTGCGCCCGCGCCACCAACGAGATGAACTACGTGGCCCAGAAGTTCGCCCGGGTGGTGATGGGCACCAACAACGTCGACTCCTGCAACCGCACCTGCCACGCGCCCAGCGTCGCGGGGCTGTCCGCCGTCTTCGGCTCCGGCGGCGGCACGTCGTCGTACGCGGAGGTCGAGGACACCGACCTCATCGTGATGTGGGGCTCCAACGCCCGCTTCGCGCACCCGATCTTCTTCCAGCATGTCCTCAGGGGCATCCGCAACGGCGCCCGGATGTACGCGGTCGATCCGCGCCGCACCTCGACCGCCGAATGGGCCGAGAGCTGGCTGGGGCTCAACGTGGGCACCGACATCCCGCTCGCCCACGCCGTGGGCCGCGAGATCATCCACGCGGGGCTCGCCAACCGCTCCTTCATCGAGCGCGCCACCAGCGGCTTCGAGGAGTACGCGGCCCATGTGGAGCCCTGGACCCCGAGCGTCGCGGAGAAGGTCACAGGCGTCCCCGCGGACGCCATCCGCGATCTCGCGCACGCCTACGCCACCGCCGAGCGCGCCCAGCTCTGCTGGACGCTCGGCATCACCGAGCACCACAACGGCACCGACAACGTCCGGGCGCTGATCAATCTGTCCCTGCTGACCGGCCATGTCGGCCGGTACGGCTGCGGACTGCAGCCGCTGCGCGGCCAGAACAACGTCCAGGGCGGCGGCGACATGGGCGCCATCCCCAACCGGCTGCCCGGCTTCCAGGACATCCTGGACCCGCCCACCCGGTCCAAGTTCGAGCGCGCCTGGGACGTGGTCATCCAGCCGCGCTACGGGCTGAACCTCACCGAGATGTTCGAGGCCATGGAGGCCGGCGAACTGCGCGCCGTCTACTGCATCGGAGAGAACCCGGCCCAGTCCGAGGCCGACACCGAACAGGCCGTCCGGCGGCTGGAGTCGCTGGAACACCTGGTGGTCCAGGACATCTTCCTCACCAGGACCGCCGAGTTGGCCGATGTGGTGCTCCCGGCGACCGCCGGCTGGTGCGAGACGGAGGGCACCACCACCAACAGCGAGCGCCGCGTCCAGCGGGTGCGCAAGGCCGTGGAGCCGCCGGGCGAGGCGCGCGAGGACATCGACATCATCTGCGAGCTGGCGCGGCGGCTCGGCCACGACTGGAAGTTCGAGGGCGCGGAGGAGGTGTGGAACGAGCTGCGGGCCGTCTCCCCCGATCACTTCGGCATGACCTACGAGCGGCTGGAGGAGCACCAGGGCATCCAGTGGCCCTGCCCCAGCACCGACCGTCTCGAGCCCACCTATCTGCACGGCCGGCTGTGGGAGGGCGATCCGGCGCGGCGCGGCGCCCTCGCCCCCTTCGGCCCGGTGAAGCACGATCCGCCGGTCGATCTGACCGATGACGCCTTTCCGATCCGGCTCACCACCGGGCGCCGCCTGGACTCGTACAACACCGGGGTGCAGAGCGGGAGTTTCGCCTCTCCGCTGCGGCGCGGCGAGTACATCGAGCTGTGCCCGGAGGACGCGGCCCGCTACCGGGTGGAGACCGAGGAGCGGGTGCGGGTCACCTCGCGGCGCGGCTCGGTGGTGGCGCCGGTGTGGATCGATCCCGGGCTGCGGCCGGGGCTCGCCTTCATGACCATGCACTTCCCCGACGAGGTGGACACCAACTCCCTGACGATCGAGGCGAACTGCCCGATCGCGGGGACGGCGGAGTTCAAGGCGTCGGCCATAAGGATCGAGAAGATTCCCGTGACCGCCGTAAGGAGCTGA
- a CDS encoding GntR family transcriptional regulator yields MLSRGLPYGAVPKLERPGPLRERVYEALLELITTRALRPGQHLVESELAGQLGVSRQPVREALQRLNTEGWVDLRPAQGAFVHEPTEEEADQLLTVRTLLEAEAARLAAAGIDAAGVAALEDLCAKGERAVLDDDVDGAVAANAEFHAKVMELAGNAVLSELAAQVDRRVRWYYTPVARQRGKQSWIEHRELIAAITAGDEHGATAVMRTHTEHTRHTYHDRERS; encoded by the coding sequence ATGCTGTCCAGGGGACTGCCGTACGGCGCGGTACCGAAGCTGGAGCGGCCCGGTCCACTCCGCGAGCGCGTCTACGAGGCGCTGCTCGAACTCATCACCACCCGCGCCCTCCGTCCCGGTCAGCACCTCGTGGAGAGCGAGCTCGCCGGGCAGCTCGGGGTCTCCCGTCAGCCGGTGCGCGAGGCCCTCCAGCGGCTGAACACCGAAGGCTGGGTCGATCTGCGGCCCGCGCAGGGCGCGTTCGTCCACGAGCCCACCGAGGAGGAGGCCGATCAGCTCCTTACGGTGCGCACGCTCCTGGAGGCCGAGGCCGCCCGGCTGGCCGCCGCGGGGATCGACGCGGCCGGGGTCGCCGCGCTGGAGGATCTGTGCGCGAAGGGCGAGCGCGCGGTGCTGGACGACGATGTGGACGGCGCGGTGGCGGCGAACGCCGAATTCCACGCCAAGGTGATGGAGTTGGCCGGAAACGCGGTCCTGTCCGAGCTGGCCGCCCAGGTGGACCGCAGGGTCCGCTGGTACTACACCCCGGTCGCCCGTCAGCGCGGCAAGCAGTCCTGGATCGAGCACCGCGAGCTGATCGCGGCCATCACCGCCGGTGACGAACACGGGGCCACGGCAGTCATGCGCACCCACACCGAACACACCCGCCACACGTACCACGACCGCGAGCGGTCCTGA
- a CDS encoding ROK family transcriptional regulator → MTARPANAHQARLLRLLRDGGPNSRAQLGDQIDLSRSKLAVEIDRLLETGLVAADGLAASRGGRRSHNIRLAPGLRLLGVDIGATSVDVAVTNAELEILGHLNQPMDVREGPVAVFEQVLDMAAKLRASGVAEGFDGAGIGVPGPVRFPEGVPVAPPIMPGWDGFPVREALSQELGCPVMVDNDVNLMAMGEQHAGVARSVKDFLCVKIGTGIGCGIVVGGEVYRGTTGSAGDIGHIQAEPDGRPCACGNHGCLEAYFGGAALARDAEAAARDGRSAELAARLEEVGSLAATDVAAAASAGDATALDLIREGGTRTGQVIAGLVSFFNPGLVVIGGGVTGLGHTLLAAIRTQVYRQSLPLATGNLPIVLGELGPAAGVTGAARLISDHLFSPA, encoded by the coding sequence ATGACGGCACGACCGGCGAACGCGCATCAGGCGCGACTGCTCCGTCTGCTGCGCGACGGCGGCCCCAACTCCCGTGCTCAGCTCGGCGATCAGATCGACCTCTCGCGTTCGAAGCTCGCCGTGGAGATCGACCGACTGCTGGAGACCGGACTGGTGGCCGCGGACGGGCTCGCGGCCTCGCGCGGCGGCCGGCGCTCGCACAACATCCGGCTCGCGCCCGGGCTGCGGCTGCTAGGCGTCGACATCGGCGCCACCTCCGTGGACGTCGCCGTGACCAATGCCGAACTGGAGATTCTCGGCCATCTCAACCAGCCCATGGATGTGCGCGAGGGACCCGTCGCGGTCTTCGAGCAGGTGCTGGACATGGCCGCGAAGCTCCGGGCCTCCGGGGTGGCCGAGGGGTTCGACGGGGCGGGCATAGGAGTGCCCGGCCCCGTGCGGTTCCCCGAGGGCGTGCCGGTGGCACCGCCGATCATGCCGGGGTGGGACGGCTTCCCCGTACGGGAGGCGCTCAGCCAGGAGCTGGGCTGCCCGGTGATGGTCGACAACGATGTGAACCTCATGGCGATGGGGGAGCAGCACGCCGGAGTCGCCCGTTCCGTCAAGGACTTCCTCTGCGTGAAGATCGGCACCGGTATCGGCTGCGGGATCGTCGTCGGCGGTGAGGTCTACCGCGGTACGACGGGCAGCGCGGGCGACATCGGCCACATCCAGGCCGAACCCGACGGCCGCCCCTGCGCCTGTGGCAACCACGGCTGCCTGGAGGCGTACTTCGGCGGCGCGGCGCTGGCCCGCGACGCCGAGGCGGCCGCCCGCGACGGCCGGTCCGCCGAACTCGCCGCCCGGCTGGAGGAGGTGGGCAGCCTCGCCGCCACGGACGTCGCCGCGGCGGCGTCGGCGGGCGACGCGACCGCCCTCGACCTCATCAGGGAGGGCGGCACCCGTACGGGCCAGGTCATCGCCGGGCTCGTCAGCTTCTTCAACCCCGGTCTGGTGGTCATCGGCGGCGGTGTCACCGGGCTCGGCCATACGCTGCTCGCCGCCATACGGACCCAGGTCTACCGCCAGTCCCTGCCCCTGGCCACCGGCAACCTCCCCATCGTGCTGGGCGAACTCGGCCCGGCCGCCGGGGTCACCGGCGCGGCCCGCCTGATCAGCGACCACCTCTTCTCACCGGCATGA
- a CDS encoding NADH-ubiquinone oxidoreductase-F iron-sulfur binding region domain-containing protein has protein sequence MDLRFGAGKPTDEERAAVDALLGPPESAWEGADDRNDSDLRWARGGREARERRELLLPGLHALNDRVGWISEGGLDYLCRRLTVPPAEGYGVATFYAMFAVKPRPATVVHVCTDLACAARGSARVCAELERDLGPAGSAGSGAVWQPSPCLGLCERAPAALAIRAGEAPQTAVIAPATAEAVADAASAPHDAPPEPSAAAAVPQTGAPAPQPPPAARAGTHGAVAAPAPRPDSGPLPDAGQRPDAGQRPGNSAHAERHADPGARPESSTPRNASVPQTGGHALVLLRRVGVVDPGSLDDYRTHGGYAALRRAFTLGPAGVIREVTEAGLVGRGGAAFPTGRKWAATAQQPDHPHYLVCNADESEPGTFKDRVLMEGDPYALIEAMTIAGYATGAHRGYLYLRGEYPRALRRLRTAIDRARARGFLGEDVMGQGFAFEIEIRRGAGAYICGEETAIFNSIEGRRGEPRSKPPFPVEKGLFGKPTAVNNVETLVNVLPILIEGAQAYARTGTGTSTGTKLFCVSGTVARPGVYELPFGATLGELLELAGPPETLRAVLLGGAAGGFVRPDELDVPLTFEGTRAAGTTLGSGVVLVLDDSVDLPRVLLRIAEFFRDESCGQCVPCRVGTVRQEEALHRIKDLTGAAAAGDIALLREVGQAMRDASICGLGQTAWNAVESAIDRLGAFK, from the coding sequence GTGGATCTGCGCTTCGGTGCCGGCAAGCCCACGGACGAGGAGCGGGCGGCGGTCGACGCCCTGCTCGGCCCGCCCGAATCCGCCTGGGAGGGCGCGGACGACCGCAACGACAGCGATCTGCGCTGGGCGCGCGGCGGCCGCGAGGCACGTGAGCGGCGCGAACTGCTGTTGCCGGGGCTGCATGCCCTCAACGACCGGGTGGGCTGGATCAGCGAGGGCGGCCTGGACTATCTGTGCCGCCGGCTGACGGTCCCTCCGGCGGAGGGCTACGGGGTCGCGACCTTCTACGCGATGTTCGCGGTGAAACCCCGTCCGGCGACCGTCGTCCACGTCTGCACGGATCTGGCGTGCGCGGCCCGGGGCTCCGCGCGGGTGTGCGCGGAGCTCGAACGGGACCTGGGCCCGGCGGGCTCGGCCGGGTCCGGAGCCGTCTGGCAGCCCAGCCCGTGTCTGGGCCTGTGCGAACGCGCCCCGGCGGCCCTGGCGATCCGCGCGGGCGAGGCCCCTCAGACCGCGGTCATCGCCCCCGCCACGGCCGAGGCGGTGGCCGACGCGGCGTCGGCGCCGCACGACGCGCCGCCCGAACCATCCGCGGCGGCCGCGGTCCCCCAGACCGGCGCCCCTGCCCCCCAGCCCCCGCCCGCCGCACGGGCGGGCACCCATGGCGCCGTGGCCGCGCCCGCCCCGCGCCCCGACTCCGGGCCGCTGCCGGACGCCGGACAGCGGCCGGACGCCGGACAGCGGCCGGGCAACTCCGCGCATGCCGAGCGGCACGCCGACCCAGGCGCGCGGCCGGAGAGTTCCACGCCGCGGAACGCATCCGTGCCCCAGACCGGAGGCCACGCCCTGGTGCTGCTGCGCCGGGTCGGGGTCGTGGACCCGGGGTCGCTCGACGACTACCGCACGCACGGCGGATACGCCGCCCTGCGGCGCGCGTTCACGCTCGGGCCCGCCGGGGTGATCCGGGAGGTCACCGAGGCGGGGCTGGTCGGGCGGGGCGGGGCCGCGTTCCCGACCGGGCGGAAGTGGGCGGCCACCGCACAGCAGCCCGACCATCCGCACTATCTGGTCTGCAACGCCGACGAGAGCGAACCGGGCACCTTCAAGGACCGGGTCCTGATGGAGGGCGATCCGTACGCCCTGATCGAGGCCATGACCATCGCGGGCTATGCGACCGGGGCCCACCGCGGCTATCTGTATCTGCGCGGCGAGTACCCCCGTGCGCTGCGCCGGCTGCGCACCGCCATCGACCGGGCCCGGGCCCGGGGCTTCCTCGGCGAGGACGTCATGGGGCAGGGGTTCGCGTTCGAGATCGAGATCCGGCGCGGCGCGGGCGCGTACATCTGCGGTGAGGAGACCGCGATCTTCAACTCGATCGAGGGGCGGCGCGGTGAACCGCGCAGCAAACCGCCGTTCCCGGTCGAGAAGGGGCTGTTCGGCAAGCCGACCGCGGTCAACAACGTGGAGACGCTGGTCAATGTGTTGCCCATTCTGATCGAGGGTGCGCAGGCGTATGCCCGCACCGGGACCGGCACCTCCACCGGCACCAAGCTGTTCTGCGTCTCCGGCACGGTCGCCCGGCCCGGCGTCTACGAGCTGCCGTTCGGGGCGACGCTGGGCGAGCTGCTGGAGCTCGCGGGGCCGCCCGAGACCCTGCGCGCGGTGCTGCTCGGCGGCGCGGCGGGCGGTTTCGTACGCCCCGACGAGCTGGACGTCCCGCTCACCTTCGAGGGCACGCGCGCCGCGGGCACCACCCTCGGCTCGGGGGTGGTGCTGGTCCTGGACGACAGCGTCGACCTGCCCCGCGTCCTGCTGCGCATCGCGGAGTTCTTCCGCGACGAGTCCTGCGGCCAGTGCGTCCCCTGCCGGGTGGGCACCGTACGGCAGGAGGAGGCGCTGCACCGGATCAAGGACCTTACGGGCGCCGCCGCGGCCGGGGACATCGCGCTGCTGCGCGAGGTCGGCCAGGCCATGCGGGACGCCTCGATCTGCGGTCTGGGCCAGACCGCCTGGAACGCCGTGGAGTCCGCCATCGACCGCCTGGGAGCCTTCAAGTGA